A region of Zeugodacus cucurbitae isolate PBARC_wt_2022May chromosome 5, idZeuCucr1.2, whole genome shotgun sequence DNA encodes the following proteins:
- the LOC105216212 gene encoding uncharacterized protein LOC105216212 — translation MRVGKKANVVEAKKTRSCVVRLEKVPSPPLKQTRASGVSLRGNVQQHSDEKKFKGPLKKRPIAEESSTSITLSASTPISTQNLAKAKEMRDKYKTPLKGHKTATPKPVVPEQPPPTIAAGRSRRAIKPNPKYASEDMVTPKIIRNVSALAGTSMKRPTIVPEKQRKRSTSSSDDFFNKDSSDELGANDFDDDEVDKLYKEIEKESDSDFSDEPKVVVAPVKKRGRPRKNVPPTPTTTPAPAPRPTPTSMYKSQSSQLQLLRKSYAASVNRSIEPSVGIKRKHNETMTAGSSSDNDNESAGVARKRILLTKSLIERDVKSSSSNDISMLVRKANPTLNGNKLAKIKSSALENEHVKRNTTIIEKRTLIDGDNVPIKLQQSKYLQTMRSINNSASSTTTTTRTLITSTNKTQNARILAVEKHRSASPATPKITKSPKEENTEEGGENKLTDSPSSNTDDFETMPTFTIVNINDIINKKGDVLISKAGKPQKPDESVNTEPETAEPVKVNEYKPGPGRRKGLLAEKASDPNRSKSPLTTTKKPTQKILNHTLLKRTTTANSSGVRNKANTNTSQDRPAPRILNSMVAKKTQPVKPMIANFDDSADDEIYPLSFDGDEDDDEDEEEDANEIADPDEDFDDPDESFELGKNKLPASTPYTQKKTAPSLKENSKAALNRQPAKNIVQRKISPEKVVISRQGDKIIKKITCFETWYVIVPEEVTPKVARNILEIPLIKLANVAAHINLPSEDWKSKVTLHELSPSMVAKTNMITYTGDLKEYNISENDRGRYQPSCVMFRRSVNDRTKSRLPYDRAVIFKNKTFFTNIEGKNVKMVGAPSTINSQKDVEILLQIVDSLTLQSSLVEPTNTIQ, via the coding sequence ATGCGCGTTGGTAAAAAAGCTAACGTCGTCGAGGCGAAGAAAACGCGTTCTTGTGTCGTACGATTGGAAAAAGTCCCATCACCCCCATTAAAACAAACCAGAGCTAGTGGTGTGAGCTTACGTGGAAACGTGCAACAACATTCTGAcgagaaaaaatttaaaggaCCACTTAAGAAGCGACCCATTGCAGAGGAAAGCAGTACATCAATTACACTAAGTGCTTCTACTCcaatttcaacacaaaatttaGCAAAGGCCAAAGAAATGAGAGACAAGTATAAAACTCCTTTGAAAGGTCATAAGACCGCAACACCGAAACCCGTTGTTCCTGAACAACCACCACCTACAATAGCAGCAGGTCGTTCAAGGCGAGCAATAAAACCAAATCCCAAATATGCAAGTGAGGATATGGTTACACCAAAGATTATTAGGAATGTGTCGGCACTTGCAGGAACATCAATGAAACGGCCAACTATTGTTCCGGAGAAACAACGAAAACGGTCGACAAGTAGTTCGGATGACTTTTTCAATAAAGACTCTAGCGACGAATTGGGTGCCAACGATTTCGATGATGATGAAGTAGATAAGCTATACAAAGAAATCGAAAAGGAAAGTGATTCCGATTTCTCAGACGAACCTAAAGTTGTTGTAGCGCCTGTAAAGAAGCGTGGACGACCTCGAAAAAATGTACCACCAACTCCAACAACTACTCCTGCACCAGCTCCTCGGCCTACCCCGACTTCTATGTATAAATCACAGTCTTCACAACTACAATTATTGCGAAAGTCATATGCCGCAAGTGTAAATAGATCAATTGAGCCATCGGTGGGCATTAAACGTAAGCACAATGAAACTATGACTGCGGGTAGTAGTAGTGATAATGATAATGAATCGGCTGGTGTTGCTCGAAAACGTATATTGCTAACAAAATCGTTAATAGAACGCGACGTTAAAAGTTCGAGTTCCAATGACATTAGCATGTTAGTAAGGAAGGCCAATCCAACACTCAATGGAAACAAATTAGCCAAAATAAAAAGCAGTGCATTAGAAAATGAACATGTCAAACGCAATACAACAATTATAGAGAAACGTACACTAATTGATGGCGATAATGTACCGATTAAATTACAGCAAAGTAAATATCTACAGACTATGCGTAGCATCAATAATAGTGCATcgtcaactacaacaacaacacgtacTTTAATAacatcaacaaataaaacacaaaatgctAGAATACTAGCGGTTGAAAAACATCGGAGCGCTTCTCCCGCAACACCGAAAATTACAAAATCGCCTAAGGAGGAGAACACTGAAGAAGGtggtgaaaataaattaaccgaTTCACCTTCTTCGAATACAGATGATTTCGAAACCATGCCAACATTTACAATTGTCAATATCAACGATATAATTAACAAGAAAGGTGATGTGCTAATATCGAAGGCTGGAAAACCACAGAAACCAGATGAAAGTGTAAATACGGAGCCCGAGACAGCTGAGCCAGTTAAAGTAAATGAATATAAACCTGGTCCTGGGCGTCGTAAAGGTTTGCTTGCCGAAAAAGCCAGCGATCCTAATCGTTCGAAAAGTCCATTGACCACAACAAAAAAGCCAACGCAGAAAATTCTCAATCACACACTACTTAAGAGAACAACGACAGCGAATAGTTCGGGAGTACGAAATAAAGCGAATACAAACACATCACAAGATAGACCAGCTCCACGTATACTTAATTCTATGGTGGCAAAGAAAACCCAACCAGTTAAGCCGATGATAGCAAATTTCGATGATTCGGCAGACGACGAAATTTATCCGCTTTCCTTTGATGGGGACGAAGATGATGATGAGGATGAGGAGGAAGATGCAAATGAGATTGCCGACCCAGATGAGGATTTTGATGATCCAGATGAATCGTTTGAGCTTGGTAAAAATAAACTTCCTGCCAGCACACCGTACACTCAAAAGAAAACAGCGCCGTCGTTAAAGGAAAACTCGAAAGCAGCGCTGAATCGACAAccagctaaaaatattgtgcaacGTAAAATTTCACCGGAAAAAGTAGTGATCTCACGCCAAGGtgataaaataattaagaaaattaccTGTTTTGAAACATGGTACGTCATCGTACCCGAAGAAGTGACGCCGAAAGTTGCACGAAATATACTGGAAATACCGCTTATTAAACTGGCCAACGTAGCTGCACACATTAATCTACCCAGTGAGGACTGGAAGAGTAAAGTGACGTTACACGAACTATCACCATCAATGGTAGCGAAAACAAACATGATAACATATACGGGAGATCTGAAGGAGTACAATATCTCAGAAAACGATCGTGGTCGATATCAGCCGTCATGTGTAATGTTTCGTCGCTCAGTTAATGATCGCACGAAATCGCGACTTCCTTACGATAGAGCtgtcatatttaaaaacaaaacattctTTACGAACATCGAGggcaaaaatgtcaaaatggtTGGTGCGCCCAGCACAATCAATTCACAGAAGGATGTCGAAATATTGCTGCAAATTGTGGATTCGTTAACACTGCAAAGTTCGCTCGTTGAGCCgacaaatacaatacaatag
- the LOC105216215 gene encoding 26S proteasome non-ATPase regulatory subunit 8 produces MTNLGGIENLYKELKAEWSKKPQNLKKCGQLLDVLKVELTKLAFLPTGDTKTSKNEMVLARDVLEIAVEYSVANKDIPAYERYMSQLKCYYYDYKQKIGESDNMYKLLGINLLYLLSVNRVSEFHTELELLSADTIQNNKYIRPILALEQYIMEGRYNKIFQAKSSAPSEIYNHFMDILLNTVRDEIGACIEKSYEKISAKEAAKRLNLNSLEEVKAFGQKRNWNLGADGIYNFVEKTAKPKEVLPSVELAEQAIFYARELEMIV; encoded by the exons atgacaAATTTGGGTGGAATTGAGAATTTATATAAAGAGCTAAAAGCCGAATGGTCTAAAAAACCGCAAAATCTAAAGAAATGTGGTCAATTGTTGGATGTCTTAAAG GTCGAGTTAACTAAGTTAGCTTTCCTGCCCACTGGCGACACGAAGACCAGTAAAAATGAAATGGTTTTAGCACGCGATGTTCTCGAAATTGCCGTGGAATACAGTGTCGCAAATAAGGACATACCGGCCTACGAAAGATACATGTCTCAACTCAaatgttattattatgattataa ACAAAAGATTGGCGAGTCCgataatatgtataaattgttAGGCATAAATCTGCTGTATTTGCTGTCTGTAAATCGCGTTTCAGAATTTCACACAGAATTAGAGCTGTTGTCCGCCGACaccatacaaaataacaaatatatacgtCCTATATTGGCATTGGAGCAATACATAATGGAAGGacgatataataaaattttccaagCAAAG AGTTCGGCGCCTTCAGAAATTTATAATCATTTCATGGATATACTACTTAACACCGTACGTGATGAAATCGGAGCTTGTATAGAAAAATCATATGAAAAGATATCGGCCAAAGAAGCAGCGAAACGGTTGAATCTCAATTCTCTTGAGGAAGTCAAAGCTTTTGGCCAAAAACGCAATTGGAATTTGGGCGCTGATGgtatttacaattttgtagaaaaaactgCCAAACCAAAAGAAGTATTGCCATCAGTTGAGTTGGCAGAACAAGCTATTTTCTATGCACGTGAATTAGAAATGATtgtttaa
- the LOC105216214 gene encoding uncharacterized protein LOC105216214, translated as MFNRSRSLSTIVRRGYNQAAQDMAGIKPPKGPGGSGSGSEGVNANVPGLSSNIVKPASGPLGPGASPTGDYKVPEYYSFNRFSYAEAEVEIAKYRLPQPSAHRK; from the coding sequence atgttcaACCGATCACGTTCGTTGAGTACTATTGTACGTCGCGGCTATAACCAGGCGGCACAGGATATGGCTGGTATCAAACCTCCGAAGGGACCAGGTGGTAGTGGTAGTGGTAGCGAAGGTGTCAATGCCAATGTACCTGGACTGAGCAGCAACATTGTCAAACCAGCTTCCGGTCCTCTCGGTCCCGGTGCGTCTCCAACTGGTGATTACAAAGTCCCCGAATACTACTCATTTAACCGCTTCAGTTACGCCGAAGCAGAAGTCGAAATAGCAAAATATCGCTTGCCTCAACCTTCAGCACACCGAAAGTAA